Proteins from a single region of Phycisphaerae bacterium:
- the lepB gene encoding signal peptidase I — MPPDEPAATAHEPAVLDYAALDKVPDGWGKGFMAVAASILLPGLGRLFAGRRRRGVLWLVVCLAIGLAGAVCLAYPAALPIAAGLAAIETVLVLLMLIDAFIGGRRSDRRMLGRPWLRYLVGIGFLLATAFASPRFLLAYHLRDHYVEAFVTSSGAMSPTLMPGDKFLAHKGVDVHRHSMVVFEHPQFGPGVKIVNRIVGLPGETVEIVDGQLQIDGQSISPPPGVTGYTSMLYMGVDDRSLRGKPGAGCEGNPIHLGPDEYYVLGDNTTRAKDSRLWEVVAEGHQLGVLPGDHIIGRVMAIYWPPQRWRRFQE, encoded by the coding sequence ATGCCACCGGATGAACCCGCCGCAACAGCACACGAACCTGCCGTGCTGGACTACGCAGCGCTCGACAAAGTTCCAGACGGTTGGGGCAAGGGCTTCATGGCGGTTGCTGCATCTATTCTGCTGCCCGGCCTGGGCCGGCTCTTCGCCGGGCGGCGCCGGCGGGGGGTGTTGTGGCTTGTGGTCTGCCTCGCGATCGGCTTGGCGGGCGCGGTCTGTCTGGCGTACCCTGCCGCATTGCCGATCGCGGCCGGCCTGGCCGCCATCGAAACCGTCCTGGTGCTCCTGATGCTCATCGACGCCTTCATCGGGGGGCGCCGATCGGACCGTCGAATGCTCGGACGGCCGTGGCTGCGGTACCTTGTCGGGATCGGTTTTCTTCTGGCGACGGCTTTTGCTAGCCCACGATTCCTGCTCGCATACCATCTTCGAGACCACTACGTTGAGGCTTTCGTCACCAGCAGCGGCGCCATGTCGCCGACGCTGATGCCAGGCGACAAGTTTCTGGCCCACAAGGGAGTTGACGTACACCGTCACAGCATGGTGGTGTTTGAGCACCCTCAGTTCGGTCCCGGCGTGAAAATCGTAAATCGGATCGTCGGCTTGCCCGGCGAGACCGTCGAAATCGTCGACGGACAGCTCCAGATCGACGGTCAGTCGATATCGCCGCCGCCCGGCGTGACCGGCTATACCAGCATGCTCTATATGGGTGTTGATGATCGGTCGTTGCGAGGAAAACCCGGCGCCGGATGTGAGGGCAACCCGATCCATCTCGGCCCGGATGAGTACTACGTTCTCGGCGACAACACCACCAGGGCAAAGGACTCCCGGCTCTGGGAGGTTGTGGCCGAAGGTCATCAACTGGGAGTCCTGCCTGGCGATCATATCATCGGCCGGGTCATGGCCATCTACTGGCCGCCTCAACGCTGGCGACGATTCCAGGAATAA